GGCGGCGCGGCTCGAGGCGCGTACCGTCGAGCTGAACGCGCACGAGTCGGCGGTCAGCAGCCTCAGCGAGCGCGCGGAATCGGCTCAGCAGACCTGGTTTTCGCTGTCGGCGTTAGCCGAACGGGTCAGCGCCACGGTGCGCATCGCCAGCGAGCGGGCCCAGCACCTGGACACCGAGCCCGAAGCGTCGACTGGCCCCGATCCCGACGAGCTGGAGGCCAAGGCCGAAGAGGTCGCCGCCCAGGAGCGCCGACTGCTTCAGGAGCTGGACGAATCGCGGACGCGCCTGGCAGCCGCCCGCGCCGAACTCAGTGAGCGCGAAGGTGTCGCCGCAGAAGCCGAACGCGCCCATCTGGCCGCCGTCCGCGCCGAGGCCGACCGCCGTGAAGGTCTGGCCCGGCTGGCCGGCCAGGTGGACACGATGCGCACCCGCGTCGAGTCGATCGACGAGACCGTCGCACGGCTGACCGTCGGGATCGACGAGGCCGCAGCCAAAGCCCAGCAAACGCAGGCGGAGTTCGAGACCGTGCAGAGTCGAGTCGGCCAACTCGATGCCGGCGAGGTCGGCCTCGACGAGCACCACGACCGCACCGTCACCGCATTGCGTCTCGCCGACGAGCGGGTCGCCGAACTGCAGGCAGCCGAGCGTGGCGCCGAACGTCAGGTGGCCTCGTTGCGTGCTCGCATCGAGGCGCTGTCCGTCGGCTTGGACCGCAAGGACGGCGCCGCGTGGCTGCAGAAACACCACGGTGGCGCAGGGCTTTTCGGATCGATCGCCAATCTGGTCAAGGTGCGCCCGGGTTACGAGGTGGCGATCGCCGCCGTCCTGGGGGCTGCTGCGGATGCGGTCGCCGCCGAGAACTCGGGTGCGGCGCAGTCGGCTGTCATCGCGTTGAAGCAGTCTGACGGCGGCCGCGCGGCCATCGTGCTCGGCGACTGGCCGCACCCCTCGGTGCCGAACGCGGGCCTGCCGCCCGAGGGCGCGCAGTGGGCGTTGGATCTCATCGACGCCCCCGACCGACTGCAAGGGGCGATCACCGCGTTGCTGTCGGGTGTGGCGGTGGTCAGTGACCTTTCCGCCGCGCTCGACGTGGTCGCAGCGCGTCCGCAGCTGAAGGCGGTGACCGCCGACGGTGATCTGGTCGGCGCGGGCTGGGTGACCGGCGGGTCCGACCGTAAGCCCAGCACGCTGGAGATCGCGTCGGAGGTCGAGAAGGCCCGGACTGAACTGGGGGCCGCCGAGAAACAGACCGGCGAACTGTCGGCCGCGCTGGCCGGTGCACTGGCCGAGCAGGCCACCCGCCAGGACGCCGCCGAGCAGGCGCTGGCCGCGCTCAACGAGTCCGACGCGGCGATCTCGGCGGTCTACGAACAGCTCGGGCGGCTCGGCCAGGATGCCCGCGCGACCGATGACGAATGGCAGCGGCTGATCCGGCAGCGCGACGAACTCGAGGCCGGCCGCAATCGGACGGTCCAGGAGCTCGCCGAGCTGGAGCAGCGACTGCACAACGCGCAAGAGGAGCCGACCTTCGAATCCGAACCGGTCGATCGCCAGGAGTCGATGGCGGCCGCCGAGGCTGCCCGCGCTGCCGAGGTGGAGGCCCGGCTGGCCGTGCGGACGGCCGAAGAGCGAGCGAACGCCGTTCGCGGCCGGGCCGATTCGATGCGCAGGGCGGCTACCGCCGAACGTGATGCCCGCTTGCGTGCACAGCGTGCCAGGGAGGCGCGCGTGCACGCCGCCGCAGTCGCGGCCGCCGTGGCGGAGTCTGGACGCCTGGTCGCGCAGCGGCTCAGTGCGGCGGTGGCGGTCGCGTCGCGGGCGCGTGACGACGTCGCGGCCGAACGTCAGCACCGGGCAACCGCATTGGCCAAGGCGCGCGAGGAGGTCAACGAGCTGGGCGCCAAGATCAATGCTCTCACGGACGCCCTGCACCGCGACGAGATCGCCAAAGCGCAAGCCGCACTTCGTATCGAACAGCTCGAGGAGCATGTCCTCGAGACGTTCGGAATGGCGGCGGCCGATCTGGTCGCCGAGTACGGCCCCGATGTCGGGCTCCCTCCGTCGGAGCTCGAGATGGCTGAGTACGAGCAGGCGCGCGAGCGCGGCGAGCAGGTGATGGCGCCAGCGCCCATGCCGTTCGACAGGCCCACCCAAGAACGTCGCGCCAAGAAGGCCGAGCGCGAACTCAACGAGCTGGGCCGGGTGAATCCGCTGGCGTTGGAGGAGTTTGCCGCACTGGAGGAGCGCTACAACTTCCTGTCCACCCAACTGGAGGACGTCAAGGCGGCCCGCAAGGATCTGCTCGACGTCATCGACGATGTCGACGCCCGCATCCTGCAGGTGTTCTCCGAGGCATACGTCGATGTGGAACGTGAGTTCCAGCAGGTGTTCTCGGCGTTGTTCCCCGGCGGCGAGGGCAGGCTGCTGCTGACGAACCCCGACGACATGCTCACCACCGGCATCGAGGTGGAGGCCCGCCCGCCGGGCAAGAAGATCAAGCGCCTGTCACTGCTGTCGGGTGGTGAGAAGTCGCTGACCGCCGTCGCAATGCTGGTGGCCATCTTCCGGGCGCGGCCGTCGCCGTTCTACGTGATGGACGAGGTGGAGGCCGCACTCGACGACGTGAACCTGCGCCGCCTGCTGGGGCTTTTCGAGCAATTGCGCAGCCAGTCGCAGCTGCTCATCATCACGCACCAGAAGCCGACGATGGAGATCGCCGACGCGCTCTACGGCGTGACGATGCGCGACGACGGCATCACCGCGGTGATCAGTCAGCGCATGCGCGGCCAGGAACTCGTCGGCGCCGCCAACTGATAGCGATTTCGGTGTCATTGGTCGCGCTCACCGCGACTGTCGACACCGAAATCACAGGGGGTGACGCCGCCCTCGCGGAGTTCGGCAAGGTTGGCCGCGCCGCTGCCGTGCAAACAGATCATCAGTTCGTCGATGAAGCGCTGCAGCCAATCCACAACGGCGGCAGACGATTCGATCGCAGGCGCCAGCAACGGTCGCGCCACTGCCACCACGTCGGCACCCAATGCGATCGCCTTGGCCGCGTCCATCCCGGTGCGAATGCCGCCGGAGGCGACCAGCGGAACTCCGGGCAGTGTGCGCCGCACTTCCACAAGTGCCTGTGCGGTCGGAATGCCCCACTCGGCCAGCGCCGGGTACCGGATCTCGCCGTAGCGGACGAACTGCTCTACGCGCGCCCACGAGGTACCGCCCGCGCCTGCTACGTCGACCGCCGCGATGGGGCAGTCCGAGAGTTCGGCCGCGGCCTTGGCCCCGATGCCGTGGCCGACTTCCTTGACCATCACCGGGTATCCGATGGCTGCCGCGATGTCGCGAAGGCGTCCTATCGAACCCGAGAAGTCGGTGTCACCCTTGTGCTGCATGGCTTCCTGTAACGGATTGGTATGCACCGCAAGGGCGTTGGCGTCGATCCGATCCAACGCCTCGACCAGTGCCTGCACCGTCTGCGCGGTCAGTTGGCTCAGTCCGATGTTGCCGATCAGCAGTACATCCGGCGCGATGTCACGGACCCGGAACGTCGCGGACGCCGGACCGTTGTCGAGCATGATGCGCTGCGAGCCCAGCATCATCCCGACACCGAGCTGCTGGGCCGCATCGGCGAGGTTGCGATTGATGGTGCCGGACAACTCCGCGCCACCGGTCATCGCGCCGATGAGCACGGGCGCGCGCAAGTGGACGCCTAGGAACTCGGTCGCCAATTCGATGGACCCGAGGTCGGTCTGGGTGAGCGCGTTGTACGGCAACCGATAGCGCTCGAACCCCGTCGTCACCGTCTGGAATTCGACCGCATCGCCGAGGCACACGTCGATGTGACGTCGTTTGCGGGTTTCCATGCCACCGGGGCCGAGCGTCACCGGCTACCCCTCCTGAGACAATGACGTGGTGACTGTCGAGTTGTGGATCGCGTTCGCGGTCATCGCCGTTCTCCTCGTGACCGCGCTAGTCGTGGGCCTGGTGCGGTACCGGCGCCGACGGGTGAGTTTGTCGTCCAAGGACACCGCCACTCCTCTCGACCGCTCGGGCGGCTACACCGCCTCGTCCACCATCACGTTCTCGCAAGCAGCGCCCGCTGAGCCGGTCGAACGGATCGATACCGACGGACTACCCGCCGTCGGCGATGATGCCACCATTCCCCGGGACGCCCCGAAGCGGGTGATCGCCGACGTCCAGCTGCCGGAGCCGCCGGTCGTCCAACAACCGC
The sequence above is drawn from the Mycobacterium gallinarum genome and encodes:
- the smc gene encoding chromosome segregation protein SMC, translating into MHLKSLTLKGFKSFASPTTLRFEPGITCVVGPNGSGKSNVVDALTWVMGEQGAKTLRGGKMEDVIFAGTSSRPPLGRAEVTVTIDNSDNSLPIEYSEVSITRRMFRDGGSEYEINGASCRLMDVQELLSDSGIGREMHVIVGQGKLSEILESRPEDRRAFIEEAAGVLKHRKRKEKAVRKLDSMSANLARLTDLTTELRRQLKPLGRQAEMARRAQTIQADLRDARLRLAADDLVVRKAEFENTNQTETTLRREHDDLAARLEARTVELNAHESAVSSLSERAESAQQTWFSLSALAERVSATVRIASERAQHLDTEPEASTGPDPDELEAKAEEVAAQERRLLQELDESRTRLAAARAELSEREGVAAEAERAHLAAVRAEADRREGLARLAGQVDTMRTRVESIDETVARLTVGIDEAAAKAQQTQAEFETVQSRVGQLDAGEVGLDEHHDRTVTALRLADERVAELQAAERGAERQVASLRARIEALSVGLDRKDGAAWLQKHHGGAGLFGSIANLVKVRPGYEVAIAAVLGAAADAVAAENSGAAQSAVIALKQSDGGRAAIVLGDWPHPSVPNAGLPPEGAQWALDLIDAPDRLQGAITALLSGVAVVSDLSAALDVVAARPQLKAVTADGDLVGAGWVTGGSDRKPSTLEIASEVEKARTELGAAEKQTGELSAALAGALAEQATRQDAAEQALAALNESDAAISAVYEQLGRLGQDARATDDEWQRLIRQRDELEAGRNRTVQELAELEQRLHNAQEEPTFESEPVDRQESMAAAEAARAAEVEARLAVRTAEERANAVRGRADSMRRAATAERDARLRAQRAREARVHAAAVAAAVAESGRLVAQRLSAAVAVASRARDDVAAERQHRATALAKAREEVNELGAKINALTDALHRDEIAKAQAALRIEQLEEHVLETFGMAAADLVAEYGPDVGLPPSELEMAEYEQARERGEQVMAPAPMPFDRPTQERRAKKAERELNELGRVNPLALEEFAALEERYNFLSTQLEDVKAARKDLLDVIDDVDARILQVFSEAYVDVEREFQQVFSALFPGGEGRLLLTNPDDMLTTGIEVEARPPGKKIKRLSLLSGGEKSLTAVAMLVAIFRARPSPFYVMDEVEAALDDVNLRRLLGLFEQLRSQSQLLIITHQKPTMEIADALYGVTMRDDGITAVISQRMRGQELVGAAN
- the fni gene encoding type 2 isopentenyl-diphosphate Delta-isomerase: METRKRRHIDVCLGDAVEFQTVTTGFERYRLPYNALTQTDLGSIELATEFLGVHLRAPVLIGAMTGGAELSGTINRNLADAAQQLGVGMMLGSQRIMLDNGPASATFRVRDIAPDVLLIGNIGLSQLTAQTVQALVEALDRIDANALAVHTNPLQEAMQHKGDTDFSGSIGRLRDIAAAIGYPVMVKEVGHGIGAKAAAELSDCPIAAVDVAGAGGTSWARVEQFVRYGEIRYPALAEWGIPTAQALVEVRRTLPGVPLVASGGIRTGMDAAKAIALGADVVAVARPLLAPAIESSAAVVDWLQRFIDELMICLHGSGAANLAELREGGVTPCDFGVDSRGERDQ